The proteins below are encoded in one region of Micromonospora pisi:
- a CDS encoding WXG100 family type VII secretion target, with protein MAEVNVDYDRIHTVSGRLTTEGAEIADVLKGLNTSVTELLTSQGGLWMQQASPVMSSQYTEFTASLTKAVSNLETFAASFAAIVKNLSDMDQALSAPPPAQ; from the coding sequence ATGGCAGAAGTCAACGTCGATTACGACCGGATCCACACCGTTTCCGGGCGGCTGACCACCGAGGGGGCGGAGATCGCCGACGTGCTCAAGGGCTTGAACACCAGCGTCACCGAGCTGCTGACCAGCCAGGGTGGCCTCTGGATGCAGCAGGCCAGCCCGGTTATGAGCAGCCAGTACACCGAGTTCACCGCCTCGCTGACCAAGGCAGTCAGCAACCTGGAAACCTTCGCGGCGAGCTTCGCGGCGATCGTGAAGAACCTCAGCGACATGGACCAGGCGCTGTCCGCACCGCCGCCCGCACAGTGA